The Faecalibacterium prausnitzii genome includes a window with the following:
- the purF gene encoding amidophosphoribosyltransferase — protein sequence MSDFAYPLHEECGVFGIYDRAGTEDVAAAAYSALYALQHRGQESCGIAVNDDGVITGHRDLGLVNEVFTPAVLASVSSPTAHMATGHVRYATAGSRVRANAQPMIVRHGRGTMALCHNGNLTNALELRRQLENEGAIFHGSSDTEVICYLVTRNRLRMGSIETAISKTMDVLEGAYSLVIMSATKLIAVRDPRGYRPLCIGTLPGGGYVFASESCALDAAGASLLRDVEPGEIVVADTRTGELRSIKDHCGRKDTQMCVFEYIYFSRPDSIIEGSSVHEARKQAGRFLAQEHPVEADVVIGVPDSGLDAALGYSEESGIPYGIGFIKNKYIGRTFIQGSQKQRENSVRIKLNVVSSTVKGKRVVLVDDSIVRGTTSARIIKLLRDAGAAEVHFRVSAPPFKYPCYFGTDIPDQKLLVATGRTVEQINEVIGADTLGYLSTDHVVRLAKNASCGFCTACFTGEYAVKPDEVLSTDIHERHLNDRPKDAKKLGE from the coding sequence ATGTCTGATTTTGCATATCCGCTGCATGAAGAGTGCGGTGTGTTCGGCATCTATGACCGTGCTGGGACCGAGGATGTGGCAGCCGCAGCCTACTCGGCTCTGTACGCTTTGCAGCACCGCGGCCAGGAGAGCTGCGGCATCGCCGTCAACGACGATGGCGTCATCACCGGCCACCGGGATCTCGGCCTGGTGAACGAGGTGTTCACCCCGGCGGTGCTGGCGTCGGTGTCCAGCCCCACGGCCCACATGGCCACCGGCCATGTCCGCTATGCCACCGCCGGGAGCCGGGTGCGGGCCAACGCCCAGCCCATGATCGTCCGGCATGGCCGGGGCACGATGGCCCTGTGCCACAACGGCAACCTGACCAACGCGCTGGAGCTTCGCCGCCAGCTGGAAAACGAGGGTGCCATCTTCCACGGCTCCTCCGATACCGAGGTCATCTGCTACCTCGTCACCCGCAACCGGCTGCGGATGGGCAGCATCGAGACGGCCATCAGCAAGACGATGGATGTGCTGGAAGGAGCTTACAGCCTCGTCATAATGTCGGCCACCAAGCTCATCGCGGTGCGTGACCCGCGCGGCTACCGGCCTCTGTGCATCGGTACGCTGCCCGGCGGCGGCTACGTCTTCGCCAGCGAGAGCTGTGCGCTGGATGCGGCCGGTGCTTCGCTTCTGCGGGATGTGGAGCCCGGCGAGATCGTCGTGGCCGACACCCGCACCGGCGAGCTGCGCAGCATCAAGGATCACTGCGGCCGGAAGGACACCCAGATGTGCGTCTTCGAGTACATCTACTTCTCCCGCCCGGACAGCATCATCGAGGGCAGCTCGGTCCACGAGGCCCGCAAGCAGGCAGGCCGCTTCCTGGCGCAGGAGCACCCCGTGGAGGCCGATGTGGTCATCGGTGTGCCGGACTCCGGCCTCGACGCCGCCCTCGGCTACTCCGAGGAGAGCGGCATCCCCTACGGCATCGGCTTCATCAAGAACAAATACATTGGCCGCACCTTTATCCAGGGCAGCCAGAAGCAGCGCGAGAACAGTGTGCGCATCAAGCTGAACGTCGTGTCCAGCACCGTCAAGGGCAAGCGGGTCGTGCTGGTGGATGACTCCATCGTGCGCGGCACCACCTCTGCCCGCATCATCAAGCTGCTGCGGGACGCCGGTGCAGCGGAGGTCCACTTCCGCGTATCGGCCCCGCCCTTCAAATATCCCTGCTATTTCGGCACCGACATTCCGGACCAGAAGCTGCTGGTTGCCACCGGCCGCACCGTGGAGCAGATCAATGAGGTCATCGGCGCGGATACGCTGGGCTACCTGTCCACAGACCATGTGGTCCGGCTGGCAAAGAACGCTTCATGCGGCTTCTGCACCGCCTGCTTCACCGGAGAATATGCCGTCAAGCCCGACGAGGTGCTTTCGACCGATATTCATGAACGCCACCTGAACGACCGTCCCAAGGACGCAAAAAAGTTAGGAGAGTAA
- the purE gene encoding 5-(carboxyamino)imidazole ribonucleotide mutase codes for MIRKVAVIMGSDSDWPVVKGACAQLKALDIPFEAHILSAHRTPAEAAEFARNAKANGFGVILCAAGMAAHLAGAFAANTTLPVIGIPMKGGAMDGMDALLATVQMPSGIPVATVALNGAKNAAWLAAEILALSDDALAGKLDAERAAMAQQIAAKEQKLQKEIEEL; via the coding sequence ATGATTCGTAAAGTTGCTGTGATCATGGGTTCGGACAGCGATTGGCCGGTGGTGAAGGGGGCCTGCGCCCAGCTCAAGGCGCTGGACATCCCGTTCGAGGCGCATATCCTGTCGGCGCACCGCACCCCGGCGGAGGCGGCAGAGTTTGCCCGGAACGCGAAGGCCAACGGCTTCGGCGTCATCCTGTGCGCCGCCGGCATGGCGGCCCATCTGGCCGGTGCCTTTGCGGCCAACACCACGCTGCCGGTCATCGGCATCCCGATGAAGGGCGGCGCAATGGATGGCATGGACGCACTGCTGGCCACGGTGCAGATGCCCAGCGGCATCCCGGTGGCCACCGTGGCGCTGAACGGTGCCAAGAACGCCGCCTGGCTGGCGGCGGAGATCCTGGCCCTCAGCGACGATGCGCTGGCCGGGAAGCTGGACGCTGAGCGCGCTGCCATGGCGCAGCAGATCGCGGCCAAGGAACAGAAACTTCAGAAAGAAATTGAGGAACTTTAA
- the ybaK gene encoding Cys-tRNA(Pro) deacylase: MGKEAKTNAMRILERAKVAYTAHEYPHEEGVAVDGIHVAQSLGEDPACVYKTLVTQGASRNYFVFVIPVAAELDLKAAARSVGEKSVAMIHVADINKVTGYVRGGCSPVGMKKQYTTVFDESVLAQEKVYVSGGRIGTQVCCAPADLIKAARATTARIIF, from the coding sequence ATGGGAAAAGAAGCAAAAACCAACGCGATGCGGATTTTGGAGCGGGCCAAGGTGGCCTATACGGCGCATGAGTATCCCCACGAGGAGGGCGTGGCCGTGGACGGCATCCATGTGGCCCAGAGCCTGGGCGAGGACCCGGCCTGCGTGTACAAGACACTGGTGACGCAGGGGGCCAGCCGGAATTATTTCGTCTTTGTCATCCCGGTGGCGGCGGAGCTGGACCTGAAGGCAGCGGCCCGTAGCGTGGGCGAAAAGAGCGTCGCCATGATCCATGTGGCCGACATCAACAAAGTCACCGGCTATGTGCGCGGCGGCTGCAGCCCGGTGGGCATGAAAAAGCAGTACACCACCGTGTTCGACGAGAGCGTTCTCGCGCAGGAGAAGGTCTATGTCTCCGGCGGCCGCATCGGTACGCAGGTCTGCTGCGCACCGGCCGACCTCATCAAGGCGGCACGGGCCACGACGGCGCGGATTATTTTTTAA
- the aroF gene encoding 3-deoxy-7-phosphoheptulonate synthase: protein MIIVLKQNAPDAQVHEFCRELEGMGLQINDSKGSDTHILGLIGDTKAIAESWVLANPVVETCRRVSEPYKKANRKFHPDDSIIDVNGVKIGGGNFAVIAGPCSIESEEQITYCAQRVKDAGASLLRGGAFKPRTSPYSFQGMRSEGLDLLKLARRATGAPIVTEIMNTEHLPLFENVDLIQVGARNMQNFELLKAVGRQKKPVLLKRGLANTLEEFVMSAEYIMAEGNENVILCERGIRTFETSMRNTLDLAGVVMLHKMTHLPVIVDPSHACGHAWMVPELAKAAVAAGADGLMIEVHNNPAKAKCDGAQSLTPDQFDELMQFINKEVEFFGKKMN from the coding sequence ATGATCATCGTACTGAAACAGAACGCCCCCGACGCACAGGTCCACGAATTCTGCCGCGAGCTGGAGGGCATGGGCCTGCAGATCAACGACTCCAAGGGCAGCGACACCCACATCCTCGGCCTCATCGGCGACACCAAAGCCATTGCCGAGAGCTGGGTGCTGGCCAACCCCGTCGTCGAGACCTGCCGCCGCGTATCCGAGCCCTACAAGAAGGCCAACCGCAAGTTCCACCCGGACGACAGCATCATCGACGTGAACGGCGTGAAGATCGGCGGCGGCAATTTCGCGGTCATCGCAGGCCCGTGCAGCATTGAGAGCGAAGAGCAGATCACCTACTGCGCCCAGCGCGTGAAGGACGCCGGTGCTTCCCTGCTGCGCGGCGGCGCGTTCAAGCCCCGCACCTCTCCGTACTCCTTCCAGGGGATGCGGAGCGAAGGTCTGGACCTGCTCAAGCTGGCCCGCCGCGCCACCGGTGCCCCCATCGTCACCGAGATCATGAACACCGAGCATCTGCCCCTGTTCGAGAACGTGGACCTCATTCAGGTCGGTGCCCGCAACATGCAGAACTTTGAGCTGCTCAAGGCCGTGGGCCGCCAGAAAAAGCCCGTCCTGCTCAAGCGCGGTCTTGCCAACACGCTGGAAGAGTTCGTGATGAGCGCCGAGTACATCATGGCCGAGGGCAACGAGAACGTCATTCTCTGCGAGCGCGGCATCCGCACCTTTGAGACCAGTATGCGCAACACGCTGGATCTGGCCGGTGTGGTCATGCTCCACAAGATGACCCACCTGCCGGTCATCGTAGACCCCAGCCACGCCTGCGGCCACGCCTGGATGGTGCCGGAGCTGGCCAAGGCTGCCGTAGCAGCCGGGGCCGACGGCCTGATGATCGAGGTCCACAACAACCCCGCCAAGGCCAAGTGCGACGGTGCCCAGAGCCTGACCCCCGACCAGTTCGATGAGCTGATGCAGTTCATCAACAAAGAGGTCGAGTTCTTCGGCAAAAAAATGAACTGA
- a CDS encoding DUF3783 domain-containing protein — MKAHIARNQNAGIPLALGWNLSAADRGILEGMAPAFGMKLLLVSPADAGKTVAQLLGEVETKAPRTLVLDPNAYPSALVLANFKDKDVDTLLDLMKQAQVNIPLKALVTPSNKNWVFGNLLAHLQEEHTAFTAAKETAHA, encoded by the coding sequence ATGAAAGCACATATCGCACGCAACCAGAACGCTGGCATCCCGCTGGCACTGGGCTGGAATCTGTCCGCCGCCGACCGCGGCATCCTGGAGGGCATGGCCCCTGCCTTTGGCATGAAGCTCCTCCTCGTCTCCCCCGCCGATGCAGGCAAGACCGTCGCCCAGCTGCTGGGTGAAGTAGAGACCAAAGCGCCCCGCACTCTGGTGCTGGACCCGAACGCCTACCCGTCGGCCCTTGTCCTCGCCAACTTCAAGGACAAAGACGTGGACACCCTGCTCGATCTCATGAAGCAGGCTCAGGTGAATATCCCGCTCAAAGCCCTCGTGACCCCCTCCAACAAGAACTGGGTCTTCGGCAACCTGCTGGCCCATCTGCAGGAGGAGCACACCGCCTTCACCGCTGCAAAGGAGACCGCCCACGCATGA
- a CDS encoding FAD:protein FMN transferase, translated as MKRILSVFLSAALCLSLLAGCGRAASSGASSSIADGPQRYSTVFYDAFDTVTQVIAYCDSEEEFAAQMDALHTDLLEYHKLYDIYNDYDGVTNVKTINDNAGLAPVTVDDKILGMLELAQTMYDTTDGKLNIAMGSVLNIWHNYREAALADTDDSNNQLPTQDELDAAAQHCDIHDLVIDDAARTVYLTDPEMSLDVGSVGKGYAVEMVAQAAEARGLTSALISVGGNLRAIGTKPGGSQWVGGVEDPWNASDVYTGSSSSVAAVKMSDLSLVTSGDYQRYYLVDGVRYHHLIDPATLWPAAYFDGVSVLAPDSGVADCLTTGLFCMPLEEGQAIVESLDGVEALWCTTDGQIVKSSGWDEKANG; from the coding sequence ATGAAACGCATCCTGTCTGTTTTCCTGTCTGCCGCGCTCTGCCTGAGCCTGCTGGCCGGCTGCGGCCGTGCCGCTTCGTCCGGCGCTTCCAGCAGCATCGCCGACGGCCCGCAGCGCTACTCCACCGTGTTCTATGACGCCTTTGACACCGTGACCCAGGTCATCGCCTACTGCGACAGCGAGGAGGAGTTCGCCGCTCAGATGGACGCTCTCCACACCGACCTGCTGGAATATCACAAGCTCTACGACATCTACAACGACTACGACGGCGTCACCAACGTCAAGACCATCAACGACAACGCCGGCCTCGCCCCCGTGACCGTGGACGACAAGATCCTGGGGATGCTGGAGCTGGCCCAGACCATGTACGACACCACCGACGGCAAGCTGAACATCGCCATGGGCAGTGTGCTCAACATCTGGCACAATTACCGTGAAGCTGCCCTCGCCGACACCGACGACAGCAACAACCAGCTGCCCACGCAGGACGAGCTGGATGCTGCCGCCCAGCACTGCGACATCCACGACCTCGTCATCGACGACGCCGCCCGAACGGTCTACCTGACCGACCCGGAGATGTCTCTGGATGTGGGCAGCGTGGGCAAAGGCTACGCCGTGGAGATGGTCGCCCAGGCTGCCGAGGCCCGCGGCCTGACCAGCGCTCTCATCAGCGTAGGCGGCAATCTGCGGGCCATCGGCACCAAGCCCGGCGGCTCCCAGTGGGTCGGCGGTGTGGAAGACCCGTGGAACGCTTCGGACGTCTACACCGGCAGCTCCTCCTCGGTGGCCGCTGTCAAAATGAGTGACCTCTCCCTCGTCACCAGCGGCGACTATCAGCGCTACTATCTTGTCGATGGTGTGCGCTACCACCACCTCATCGACCCCGCCACCCTCTGGCCCGCCGCTTACTTTGACGGCGTGAGTGTGCTGGCCCCCGATTCCGGCGTCGCCGACTGCCTGACCACCGGCCTGTTCTGCATGCCGCTGGAAGAAGGCCAGGCCATCGTCGAGAGCCTCGACGGCGTCGAGGCTCTCTGGTGCACCACCGATGGGCAGATCGTCAAATCCAGCGGATGGGATGAAAAGGCCAACGGATGA
- a CDS encoding Ice-structuring protein, producing the protein MKTYMTPEEHARLHRRRARQALGLLVAVLVLVGAVTVVRAGVRTVANLFDDTQQRQEYEDKIEGLVLFDPVPFDGIENIDDLTLREAAVWGCVYSIQETQGGFDNYNTDPDTEQLLLPSVDVDAYLAKLVGPSFKMTHKSFEMDDMTVEFDETTQCYKIPVTGSVGIYRATVTRLFKKDGLLHVTVGYIPTQSADDSILNAASDTPTKYMDYLFSRQSGSWYLTGLTDSETKPESTASSAAAEPMPLADSEVQDAILATAGDSAAASEAASGEAAPASEPADSTAAESNAADADSAAASEAASQSAAG; encoded by the coding sequence ATGAAAACCTATATGACCCCGGAAGAACACGCCCGGCTCCACCGCCGCCGCGCCCGGCAGGCACTGGGCCTGCTGGTGGCGGTGCTGGTGCTGGTGGGTGCTGTGACCGTGGTGCGCGCCGGTGTGCGCACCGTGGCAAACCTGTTCGACGATACCCAGCAACGGCAGGAATATGAGGACAAGATCGAAGGCCTGGTCCTGTTCGACCCCGTTCCCTTTGACGGCATCGAGAACATCGACGACCTGACCCTGCGCGAAGCGGCGGTCTGGGGCTGCGTGTACAGCATCCAGGAGACCCAGGGCGGCTTCGACAACTACAACACCGACCCCGACACCGAGCAGCTGCTGCTTCCCTCGGTGGATGTGGACGCCTATCTGGCCAAGCTCGTGGGCCCCAGCTTCAAGATGACCCACAAGAGCTTTGAGATGGATGATATGACCGTCGAATTTGACGAGACGACCCAGTGCTACAAGATCCCGGTCACGGGCAGCGTGGGCATCTACCGCGCCACCGTCACCCGGCTGTTCAAGAAGGACGGCCTGCTCCATGTCACGGTGGGCTATATCCCCACCCAGAGCGCGGATGACAGCATCCTGAACGCAGCCTCCGATACGCCCACCAAGTATATGGACTATCTGTTCAGCCGCCAGAGCGGCAGCTGGTATCTGACCGGCCTGACCGACAGCGAGACCAAGCCCGAAAGCACCGCGTCGTCGGCTGCCGCTGAGCCGATGCCGCTGGCGGACAGCGAGGTGCAGGACGCCATCCTCGCCACAGCGGGCGACTCCGCTGCTGCCAGCGAAGCAGCTTCCGGGGAAGCAGCCCCCGCTTCGGAGCCTGCCGACAGCACCGCCGCCGAGAGCAACGCAGCCGATGCTGACAGCGCTGCCGCCAGTGAAGCAGCATCGCAGAGCGCGGCAGGGTAA
- a CDS encoding arsenate reductase family protein: MNIQIFGTNKCFDTKKAQRYFKERGVRFQMIDLKEKGMSRGEFENVARALGGWEKLVDPAAKDKQTLALLDALVDWQKEDKLFENQQLFKTPIVRNGRQATVGYQPDVWKSWE; the protein is encoded by the coding sequence ATGAACATTCAGATCTTCGGCACGAACAAGTGCTTTGATACCAAAAAGGCCCAGCGCTATTTCAAGGAGCGGGGCGTCCGGTTCCAGATGATCGACCTGAAGGAAAAAGGCATGAGCCGAGGCGAATTTGAGAACGTGGCCCGCGCGCTGGGCGGCTGGGAAAAGCTGGTGGACCCGGCGGCGAAGGACAAACAGACCCTTGCGCTGCTGGACGCTCTGGTGGACTGGCAGAAGGAGGACAAGCTGTTCGAGAACCAGCAGCTGTTCAAAACGCCCATCGTCCGCAACGGGCGGCAGGCCACTGTGGGCTATCAGCCCGATGTCTGGAAGAGCTGGGAATAA
- a CDS encoding ferredoxin, with protein MKAFVDPDLCIGCTQCAGLCPEVFTMEGTLAVALLGEIPAEAVPQAVDAAQTCPVSAIQIEA; from the coding sequence ATGAAAGCATTCGTTGACCCGGACCTCTGCATTGGCTGCACCCAGTGTGCAGGGCTCTGCCCGGAGGTATTCACGATGGAGGGCACCCTGGCCGTGGCCCTTCTGGGTGAGATCCCCGCCGAGGCAGTGCCCCAGGCGGTGGACGCTGCCCAGACCTGCCCGGTGAGCGCGATCCAGATCGAGGCGTGA